In the Aliarcobacter cryaerophilus genome, one interval contains:
- a CDS encoding ShlB/FhaC/HecB family hemolysin secretion/activation protein codes for MKIKNSILLSSLLASTIYANPIPPKISDVLKEVTPPKIEKEKREIPKIKQEQISTPKGFEDDKKVKIERFLISGATHMSNEELKQIVAPYEKQDLSFNQIQEITTLITKTYRQKGYFVARAYIPEQNIYTQNGVLKINVIEGNYGEFKLENKSLVKDSILQSNLDDIKDKDIVSTNTLERAMLIINDTAGAVVTKADVRPGKEVGTSDFLIGTEETNRVNGYLIGDNYGSQYTGKHRIMTAVDINSPFNIGDKISAFGFTSQKEGLLSGKLSYDFPIHANGTRGEISYSKTTYELGSSYKELDAIGKNDSLTARVTYPILKTRVENLDSYVEVSYNKMKDEIQSVDSKVKKDSYIATTGLDYTKDSLIFNKNSQTRAAVSITFGKLNFNDKDDKETDKNGANTQGQFSKINLELGKDIDIFDSLKWSNSLQMQYALGNKNLDGSQDLSVGGINGVRFYQDGEESAENGYIYNTEFIYTLPIIAGIDNKISIFYDIGRVYMSKNITQEKSKTLQDIGLGYKVSYKNFFANSYLAYNIGNEVTSQDNYNSRAMFQVGYVF; via the coding sequence AAAGCAAGAACAAATATCAACTCCAAAAGGATTTGAAGATGATAAAAAAGTAAAAATTGAAAGATTTTTAATAAGTGGTGCAACTCATATGAGCAATGAAGAATTAAAACAAATAGTAGCTCCTTATGAAAAACAAGATTTAAGTTTTAATCAAATTCAAGAAATAACTACTCTTATTACAAAAACATATAGACAAAAAGGTTACTTTGTAGCAAGGGCTTACATTCCTGAACAAAATATCTATACTCAAAATGGAGTACTTAAAATTAATGTTATTGAGGGAAATTATGGAGAGTTCAAATTAGAAAATAAATCACTAGTTAAAGACTCAATTCTTCAATCAAATCTTGATGATATAAAAGACAAAGATATTGTTTCAACAAATACACTAGAACGTGCAATGTTAATAATAAATGATACTGCTGGAGCTGTTGTTACAAAAGCCGATGTAAGACCTGGTAAAGAAGTGGGTACTAGTGATTTTTTAATAGGAACGGAAGAAACAAATAGAGTAAATGGATATTTAATAGGTGACAACTATGGTTCACAATATACAGGAAAACATAGAATAATGACAGCAGTTGATATTAACTCTCCTTTTAATATTGGAGATAAAATATCTGCTTTTGGATTTACATCCCAAAAAGAGGGACTTTTAAGCGGAAAACTATCTTATGATTTTCCAATTCATGCAAATGGAACAAGAGGAGAGATTAGCTACTCTAAAACTACTTATGAGCTAGGAAGTTCCTATAAAGAGCTAGATGCAATTGGAAAAAATGATAGCTTAACAGCAAGAGTTACTTATCCTATTTTAAAAACAAGAGTTGAAAATTTAGATTCATATGTAGAAGTTTCATATAATAAAATGAAAGATGAAATTCAATCTGTTGATTCAAAAGTTAAAAAAGATTCATATATAGCGACAACTGGACTTGATTACACAAAAGATTCGCTTATTTTTAATAAAAATTCTCAAACAAGAGCAGCAGTTTCAATTACATTTGGAAAACTAAATTTTAATGATAAAGATGACAAAGAAACTGATAAAAATGGAGCAAATACTCAAGGACAATTTTCAAAAATAAATCTTGAATTGGGTAAAGATATAGATATTTTTGATAGCTTAAAATGGAGTAATAGTTTACAAATGCAATATGCACTTGGAAATAAAAACCTAGATGGAAGTCAAGATTTAAGTGTTGGTGGAATAAATGGAGTTAGATTTTATCAAGATGGTGAAGAAAGTGCTGAAAATGGATATATCTATAACACAGAATTTATATACACATTGCCAATAATTGCAGGAATTGATAATAAAATATCTATATTTTATGATATAGGTCGTGTTTATATGAGTAAAAATATTACACAAGAAAAATCAAAAACACTTCAAGATATAGGACTTGGATATAAAGTTAGTTATAAAAACTTTTTTGCAAATAGTTATTTAGCTTACAATATAGGAAATGAAGTAACTTCTCAAGATAATTATAATAGTAGAGCTATGTTTCAAGTCGGGTATGTTTTTTAA
- the lptB gene encoding LPS export ABC transporter ATP-binding protein, with product MNNLRIVDIKKSIKKTEILHGISLEINSGEIVGLLGPNGAGKTTTFYTVCGLVKPTSGKVFFDDEDITAIPLHKRALKGIGYLPQESSIFKDLSVEENLLLAAEIVIKDKEEQNRRVEELLELLDIEPIRQRKGISLSGGERRRTEIARALVSKPKFLLLDEPFAGVDPIAVKDIQDLINELTKIGIGVLITDHNVRETLQICHRAYVMKSGSLLASGTSEEIKKDINVKEHYLGEDFNF from the coding sequence ATGAATAATTTAAGAATTGTTGATATCAAAAAGAGTATTAAAAAAACTGAAATATTACATGGAATTTCACTTGAAATAAATTCAGGAGAGATAGTTGGTCTTTTAGGACCAAATGGAGCTGGGAAAACTACAACTTTTTACACAGTTTGTGGACTTGTAAAACCAACTAGTGGTAAAGTTTTTTTTGATGATGAAGATATTACGGCAATTCCACTTCATAAAAGAGCTTTAAAAGGAATAGGGTACTTGCCTCAGGAATCATCTATTTTTAAGGATTTAAGTGTAGAAGAGAACCTTCTTTTAGCAGCTGAAATTGTAATAAAAGATAAAGAAGAACAAAATAGACGAGTTGAAGAGCTGTTAGAACTTTTGGATATTGAACCTATTCGTCAAAGAAAAGGAATCTCTCTTTCTGGTGGTGAAAGAAGAAGAACTGAAATTGCAAGAGCTTTAGTTTCAAAACCAAAATTTTTACTTCTTGATGAGCCTTTTGCAGGAGTTGATCCAATTGCGGTAAAAGATATTCAAGATTTGATAAATGAGCTTACAAAGATAGGAATAGGAGTTTTAATAACTGACCATAATGTAAGAGAGACTTTGCAAATTTGTCATAGAGCTTATGTTATGAAAAGTGGAAGTTTACTTGCTAGTGGAACATCTGAAGAGATTAAAAAAGATATAAATGTTAAAGAGCATTATTTAGGAGAAGATTTTAATTTTTAA
- the tsaE gene encoding tRNA (adenosine(37)-N6)-threonylcarbamoyltransferase complex ATPase subunit type 1 TsaE, translating into MKREFLLDLSNISIFVDELKKILENRDCIVILRGDLASGKTTLVKHFVESLGIDDVVNSPTFSLQVLYGEDIFHYDLYNKTLEEFISLGMLEEFEKNGLHFVEWGDSKLENILNDYGFDVVVINILKNDDKRLYKIDE; encoded by the coding sequence ATGAAAAGAGAGTTTTTGCTTGATTTAAGCAATATTTCAATTTTTGTTGATGAGCTTAAAAAAATATTGGAAAATAGAGATTGTATTGTAATATTAAGAGGAGATCTAGCAAGTGGTAAAACAACACTTGTTAAACATTTTGTAGAGTCTTTAGGGATTGATGATGTTGTAAATTCTCCAACTTTTTCTTTGCAAGTTTTATATGGTGAAGATATTTTTCACTATGATTTATATAATAAAACCTTAGAAGAGTTTATCTCTTTAGGTATGTTAGAAGAGTTTGAAAAAAATGGTTTACATTTTGTTGAATGGGGTGATAGTAAGCTAGAAAATATTTTAAATGACTATGGTTTTGATGTGGTTGTTATAAATATTTTAAAAAATGATGATAAAAGGTTGTATAAAATAGATGAATAA
- the trpD gene encoding anthranilate phosphoribosyltransferase: protein MFLETKAKFDEIFQDKLSHDEMREYFLALYERGETASELAGAASSMRDFVIPLPISESLREKAIDIVGTGGDKSYSFNISSTVSILLASAGCFVAKHGNRSVTSKSGSADMLEALGINLNLSLEDTAKMLEVTGFGFMFAANHHPAMKYITPVRKTIDHRTIMNILGPLCNPAGVSKQVIGVFSKDFINKIATALDMLDCKRAMVLSSADGMDEVSISSITYATLLENGKQSDLEINPENYGLKLASKSDIVGAGPEINAQITRDILYGKENGAKLDIVLINSAVALLVDGKARDIKEGVEIARDAINGGKAKRKLEEIIKFSQKYSC, encoded by the coding sequence ATGTTTTTAGAGACAAAAGCAAAGTTTGATGAAATTTTTCAAGATAAGTTATCTCATGATGAGATGAGAGAATATTTTTTAGCTCTATATGAAAGAGGTGAAACTGCAAGTGAGCTTGCAGGAGCTGCTAGTTCTATGAGAGATTTTGTTATACCTCTTCCTATAAGTGAAAGTTTAAGAGAAAAAGCTATTGATATAGTTGGAACAGGTGGAGATAAAAGCTATAGTTTTAATATATCAAGTACAGTTTCAATTTTACTTGCAAGTGCTGGTTGTTTTGTTGCAAAGCATGGAAATAGAAGTGTTACAAGCAAAAGTGGAAGTGCTGATATGCTAGAAGCTCTTGGAATAAATCTAAATTTAAGTTTAGAAGATACAGCAAAGATGCTTGAAGTTACTGGTTTTGGATTTATGTTTGCTGCAAATCATCATCCTGCAATGAAATATATCACACCTGTAAGAAAAACTATAGACCATAGAACTATTATGAATATTCTTGGACCACTTTGTAATCCAGCTGGTGTTTCTAAGCAAGTTATTGGAGTATTTAGTAAGGATTTTATAAATAAAATTGCAACTGCTTTGGATATGCTTGATTGTAAAAGAGCTATGGTATTATCATCTGCTGATGGTATGGATGAAGTTTCAATCTCTAGTATTACTTATGCAACACTTTTAGAAAATGGAAAACAGAGTGATTTGGAGATAAATCCAGAAAATTATGGTTTAAAATTAGCTTCAAAAAGTGATATAGTAGGTGCTGGTCCAGAAATTAATGCACAAATTACAAGAGATATTTTATATGGAAAAGAAAATGGTGCAAAGCTAGATATTGTTTTGATAAATTCAGCTGTTGCATTACTTGTAGATGGGAAAGCAAGAGATATAAAAGAGGGTGTTGAAATAGCAAGAGATGCTATAAATGGAGGAAAAGCAAAAAGAAAACTAGAAGAAATTATAAAATTTTCTCAAAAGTATTCTTGCTAA
- a CDS encoding S4 domain-containing protein, whose translation MRIDKFLNAVNITKRRAVAEDMLEHKVVFLNDVSVKKAKEVKVGDIIEIKYLEKSEKFKILQIPTTKSTPKSKIDEYVQRLN comes from the coding sequence ATGAGAATAGATAAATTTTTAAACGCTGTAAATATAACAAAAAGAAGAGCAGTTGCTGAAGATATGTTGGAACACAAAGTTGTGTTTTTAAATGATGTTTCAGTAAAAAAAGCAAAAGAGGTAAAAGTTGGAGATATTATTGAGATAAAATATCTTGAAAAAAGTGAGAAATTTAAAATTCTTCAAATTCCAACGACAAAATCAACTCCAAAATCAAAAATTGATGAGTATGTACAAAGGTTAAATTAG
- a CDS encoding SDR family NAD(P)-dependent oxidoreductase yields the protein MQNILITGCSSGIGLETALFLQKNGIKVYASAREQKDVKMLEDLGLKAFKIDVRNKDEISFALNWILKEDKKLDCVFNNAGFAVPGAVEDINTNILKELFDTNFFGLHEVTTQAMRVFRDQGYGKIIQHSSVLGIISLRFRGAYNASKYAIEGLCDTLRLETLGSDIFISTINTGPVTSKFRENSLKNFKKYINIENSFWKSSYEKELKARLESSDDKGVFTLPPSSVANVVLEIIKSKKPKPRYYVTKATYILGFAKRVLSQKWLDKLLQKV from the coding sequence TTGCAAAATATATTAATAACTGGATGTTCAAGTGGAATAGGACTTGAAACGGCACTATTTTTACAAAAAAATGGTATAAAAGTATATGCAAGTGCAAGAGAGCAAAAAGATGTAAAAATGCTAGAAGATTTGGGATTAAAAGCTTTTAAAATTGATGTTAGAAACAAAGATGAGATAAGTTTTGCATTAAATTGGATTTTAAAAGAGGATAAAAAACTAGATTGTGTTTTTAACAATGCTGGTTTTGCAGTTCCAGGTGCTGTTGAAGATATAAATACAAATATTTTAAAAGAGCTATTTGATACAAACTTTTTTGGGCTTCACGAAGTTACAACTCAAGCTATGAGAGTTTTTAGAGATCAAGGATATGGAAAAATAATTCAGCATAGCTCTGTTTTAGGAATCATATCTTTAAGATTTCGTGGAGCATATAATGCTAGTAAATATGCTATTGAGGGACTTTGTGATACTTTAAGACTTGAAACTTTAGGTAGTGATATTTTTATAAGTACTATAAACACGGGTCCTGTTACTTCAAAGTTTAGAGAAAATTCTTTAAAAAATTTTAAAAAATATATAAATATAGAAAATAGTTTTTGGAAAAGTTCTTATGAAAAAGAGCTAAAAGCAAGACTTGAAAGTAGTGATGATAAAGGAGTATTTACTCTTCCACCAAGTAGTGTTGCAAATGTTGTTTTAGAAATAATAAAAAGTAAAAAACCAAAACCTAGATATTATGTGACAAAGGCTACATATATTTTAGGTTTTGCAAAAAGAGTTTTAAGTCAAAAATGGCTTGATAAATTACTTCAAAAAGTATAA